The genomic interval TGATACGCGCCATTGAGATAGGAAAGCGCATCGCGGATCAGGAAGTCGATTCCGGCGCAGACGTTCTTATGGCAGGAGACCTCGGCATTGGAAATACCACGCCTTCCGCCGTGATCATCGGGCTATTAGCTAATCAAGAACCCGTGGTAGTCACCGGCCGAGGCTCAGGCGTTGATGATGAAGGTTGGAAGAGAAAAGTCTCGGCCGTACGCGATGCGATGTTCCGTGCCCGAGACTTACGCTATACCCCGCTGCTCATGATGCAAAAAGTTACTTCGCCTGAGCTGGTAGCTATGGGTGCCTTCATCGCGCAGGCTGCTGTACGCCGTACACCCGTGCTTCTCGACGGCGTCGTGGTCACCGCCGCAGCTATGCTTGCGGAACAGCTTGCCCCCGGTGCCAGAAGATGGATGCAAGCGGGACATCTCTCGGCCGAGCCGGCGCATCGCTTTGCCCTTAACTATTTAGGGCTTGAACCACTCCTGACCTTGGGCCTGCGACTAGGAGAAGGTTCCGGAGCCGCTGCGGCTTTCCCGCTGCTTCGCATCAGCGCAGACATTATGAATGACATGGCTAATTTTGACAGCGCTGGGGTCTCCGGGGCAGACGCTGTTCCCACCAACCGTATGGGTTAGTACACGGCTCAAGGCCCTTGAAGCCTGTGGTCATTGGTTCCTGCCAGCCTAAGTATTCAGTGTGCACCCCCTCGCATAGAAAGTTGGTTTCTCACGATGTCGGGCAAAGTCGGATTTGTGGAAGGCGAACATCGTCCTGCGATTATCGAGGGCCCACTCACTGCCTTAAGCTGGCTCACCATTCTGCCAGTTCGGGGAGCCACAGCCTTTGATCGTGTCACCGGTGGACGGGTGTTGGCCTCAGTCCCCCTCATCGGTATTTTGCTCGGGACGCTTGGCACTGTGTTGGCGGGACTGGGCGTTTACTTCCACATCACGCCTTTTTTGATCGCAGTTGTGATTGTTTGCTTCTGGGAACTTTTCACCCGGTTCATGCACCTTGATGGACTTGCAGACGTGGCCGATGCCTTGGGTAGCTACGCACCTCCTGAGAGAGCTAGGGAAATTATTGCGGACCCAACCACCGGGCTTATCGGGATGGGCGCTGCTTTTATCTCACTCATGCTTCAGATCGCAAGCTTTGACACCCTCATCGAACAAAATTATTGGTGGATGATTTTCTTTGCACCGATGATCGGCAGGCTATGCGCAATCTTTGGCGCGCATTCCTCTCTAAAGCCGATGCAACCAACTGGTTTTGGTGCCATGATGATCGGCACAGTTACTACCGCCACGATAGCGGTATGGTTCAGCATTATTTTTACGGCTTCCGTGTCCATCCCGCTGCTTGTAGGAACCCCCGCTATAGCCATAATTGTCATCATCGCCCTCCTACTCAGCATCGGTATTGCTGTGCTAGAGATCAGACATTGCAGTCGGCGTTTTGAGGGGATGAACGGAGACACCACCGGCTTTATTATGCACTCTTGTACAGCTGCGTCAGCAGTTCTCTTAGCTATCGGGACATGCGTCGTCTAAGTACCTTCATGAGACCTCTTGCATCCCCAGCTTTCTTTAACGGAAATACGTAAGCCATAAGCCAACGCTTTTCTCTACCGTGGCTTATGGCTTATGGCTTATGCGTCCATCGATTTATATCAGGGTGCGCATCCACTCATGGGGGTCGTCCACCGTGCCACGCTGAATGCCTGTGAGTATGTCACGTAGCTTCATGGTGATATCACCAGCGACATTATGGTTGACTTCAAAGTCACCATGGTTTGACTTAACAAAGCCCACGGGAGTGATCACCGCAGCAGTGCCGCAAGCAAAAGCCTCTCGCATGGAGCCGTTTGTGGCCGTTTCCTGCCATTCTTCCGTAGAGATAAGACGCTCTTCTGTGGTGTATCCCAGGTCACGAGCGATCTGTAGGAGGGAATCACGTGTGATTCCCGGCAAAAGAGAGCCAGAGAGCTGGGGGGTAACGATGTGGGGCGCGGATTCCTCACCCATAACAAAGAAGAGGTTCATACCGCCCATCTCCTCGATATAACGATGTTCGTGAGCATCCAGCCACACCACTTGGTCACAACCTTTATCTGCAGCCTGAGCTTGGGCCACCAAGGATGCCGCATAGTTGCCCGCGAACTTTGCAGCGCCCGTGCCCCCGGGACACGCACGAACATAGTCCTCGGAGAGCCACACCGATACCGGTTTAATGCCTCCCGAAAAATACGCGCCAGCAGGTGAAGCAATCACCACGTAGCGATACGAGCTAGAAGGATGCACCCCGAGCGTCGCCTCGGTAGCGATCATAAACGGGCGCAGGTACAACGCTTCCTCGCCTCCGGCTGCTGGTACCCAGTTCTGATCAATGTCTACGAGCTGACGCAGCGACTCAACAAACACCTCCGTGGGGAGTTCTGGCATAGCCATGCGCTCTGCAGAACGCTGGAATCGAACAGCGTTAGCCTCCGGCCTGAAGGTCTTAATCGTGCCATCGGCATGACGGTACGCTTTGATGCCCTCAAAAATCGCCTGACCGTAATGCAAGACGCTAGTGGCAGGATCGAGAGTAAGCGGCGCATAAGGAACGACCTGTGCGTCATGCCACCCCTGATCGGCGTCCCAATCAATGGTCACCATGTGATCGGTGAAGTGCTTACCAAAACCTGGATTAGCAAGGATATCCGCAAGTTCTTCGGCGGAAGTCGGAGATTCGGTTTTATGGATGCTGAAGTTGAGAGACGTCATGACCCAAAGGTACACCCCACATTGATCTGCTCAATTGGATAGTCTGATAAATAACGTTTTCCACGCGGTCTTAAAGGCCTCGTTACCAACTTTTGGAGGTACTAAACTTTGAGCACTCAGTTTTCACTTGCATCTCGTGGCTCTGCGACAGAACTTGCGCTCGCCAAGAAGCTTCCCGACGACACAACTGCCCTTGTAGTTGCACTCTTCGCCGGCGAGGATGGACTGGAGTTTGCTGCGACCGGGCTTTTTGATGATGATTTAGAAGTAGCAATCTGGGAGCTCTTTAGCGCTGTTGGTGCAACCGGAAAGGCTGGAGAAGTCCATCGCGTCCCTTCTATCGAGGGTATTGAAGTGGACTTCATCGTCGGTGTCGGGCTTGGAGACAACGACAAGCTCGATGACGAGGCTCTGCGCCGTGCCGCTGGCACCGCAGCTCGTTCCTTGGTCGGAGTGGACTCCGTAGCAACGACTCTCGGGGCTTTTGGCCTGCGTGCAGCCGTGGAAGGTTTTGCGCTGGGTGCTTATGACTACAAGGGCATCCGTTCTGAGTCCGCAGAAGCTGTCGCCGCCAAGAAACCGGTAGGCAAGGTTACCTTCTTGTCACTGGGTGATAAGAAAACCGCCAAGACAGAATTCCAGGCCGCGCAGATCACAGCAGAATCCGTTATGTTCGCCCGTGATTTGGTCAACGCACCGTCCTCTCACCTCTACCCCGAGTCCTACGCTGAGATCATCAAGAAGGAAGCAGAAGGCCACGGCATCGACGTGGAGATCCTCGATGAAAAGAAACTCGAAAAATTAGGCTTCGGAGGCATCCTTGCAGTCGGCAACGGTTCCGCACGCAAACCGCGCCTTGTACGACTCACCTGGAATCCCAAGAAAGCCAAGAAGAGCGTTGCGCTGGTGGGAAAGGGAATCACCTTTGACACCGGTGGAATTTCGCTCAAGCCTGGTGCTGGCATGGATGACATGATCTCCGACATGGGCGGTTCCGCTGCAGTCGTGGCAACCGTCATCGGCGCAGCCCGCCTAGACCTCAAGGTGAAGATCACAGCGACGATCCCACTCGCAGAAAATATGCCCAGCGGGGATGCTTACCGACCAGGCGACGTTATCACCCATTACGGCGGAATTACCTCGGAGATACTCAACACCGATGCAGAGGGCCGTCTTGTGCTTTCCGATGCCATCGCGAGGGCATGCGAGGACAAACCCGACTACCTGATCGATACTGCGACGCTCACCGGCGCACAACTGGTGGCTCTTGGCGACCGCACGGCTGGTGTCATGGGCTCTGATGCTTTCCGTGACCGCATCGCAGAAATCGGTCGTTCCGTCGGCGAGCAGGCCTGGGCGATGCCACTTCCAGAAGAACTCGGCGAAGCAATTAAGTCCCCCGTTGCAGATATTCGCAACATCACCAAGTCACGCTCTGGCGGCATGCTAGCCGCCGGATGGTACCTCAGTCATTTTGTTGCAGAAGGTATCGACTGGGCCCACGTAGACATTGCCGGCCCGGCATACAACAGCGCAGGGGTGTATGGCTATACCCCCAAGCGTGCAACAGGTGTACCAGTGCGCACCTTCCTAGCGGCTCTGACAGAGATTTCCGAGGAAAAGTAGCTCACATATTCCGCTGATGGTCGAGGCAGTCGCCTGGCCGTCAGCGGTTTTTTCTTCCTTTGAACAGTGGATTCTTGGGCTCAAGAGGGGGCGTCGACACGCTATAAACGGCTAAGCCTTGGTGTCGTTGTCTTTTTCAAACTGTGCGCGTCTGAGGCGTTGTTCTTCGCGTTTACGTAAAATCCTGTCACGCTCGATTTTTTCCCGCATTCTTTGCGGATATCCGGTCTCTTCTACGTCATAGACGGGAATTCCTAATTCTTTTGCTACGACGTCGATACCTTTAGGGCCACCAATCCTACGTCGAGTGAAATCGCCCGTGATATCCACAA from Corynebacterium ulcerans carries:
- the cobT gene encoding nicotinate-nucleotide--dimethylbenzimidazole phosphoribosyltransferase — translated: MQPSDFFPKIDAPSSEIADQARAFQLTLTKPTGSLSRLEDLGVWLSSCQGQVPPKKIVRPRLVVFAGDHGVATNNVSPYPIEVSIQMAENIRNGGAGINAVAHSSGIGIRVADISLNHDVWGDERVSRSCGSIDREDAMTQEQLIRAIEIGKRIADQEVDSGADVLMAGDLGIGNTTPSAVIIGLLANQEPVVVTGRGSGVDDEGWKRKVSAVRDAMFRARDLRYTPLLMMQKVTSPELVAMGAFIAQAAVRRTPVLLDGVVVTAAAMLAEQLAPGARRWMQAGHLSAEPAHRFALNYLGLEPLLTLGLRLGEGSGAAAAFPLLRISADIMNDMANFDSAGVSGADAVPTNRMG
- a CDS encoding adenosylcobinamide-GDP ribazoletransferase — protein: MSGKVGFVEGEHRPAIIEGPLTALSWLTILPVRGATAFDRVTGGRVLASVPLIGILLGTLGTVLAGLGVYFHITPFLIAVVIVCFWELFTRFMHLDGLADVADALGSYAPPERAREIIADPTTGLIGMGAAFISLMLQIASFDTLIEQNYWWMIFFAPMIGRLCAIFGAHSSLKPMQPTGFGAMMIGTVTTATIAVWFSIIFTASVSIPLLVGTPAIAIIVIIALLLSIGIAVLEIRHCSRRFEGMNGDTTGFIMHSCTAASAVLLAIGTCVV
- a CDS encoding oxidoreductase, with the protein product MFNFFGRKTPRSNIKPPRGPGDTVREKDLLYLKQWSESRAVVEGFVEPETIVNEMSIVLVDITGDFTRRRIGGPKGIDVVAKELGIPVYDVEETGYPQRMREKIERDRILRKREEQRLRRAQFEKDNDTKA
- a CDS encoding leucyl aminopeptidase: MSTQFSLASRGSATELALAKKLPDDTTALVVALFAGEDGLEFAATGLFDDDLEVAIWELFSAVGATGKAGEVHRVPSIEGIEVDFIVGVGLGDNDKLDDEALRRAAGTAARSLVGVDSVATTLGAFGLRAAVEGFALGAYDYKGIRSESAEAVAAKKPVGKVTFLSLGDKKTAKTEFQAAQITAESVMFARDLVNAPSSHLYPESYAEIIKKEAEGHGIDVEILDEKKLEKLGFGGILAVGNGSARKPRLVRLTWNPKKAKKSVALVGKGITFDTGGISLKPGAGMDDMISDMGGSAAVVATVIGAARLDLKVKITATIPLAENMPSGDAYRPGDVITHYGGITSEILNTDAEGRLVLSDAIARACEDKPDYLIDTATLTGAQLVALGDRTAGVMGSDAFRDRIAEIGRSVGEQAWAMPLPEELGEAIKSPVADIRNITKSRSGGMLAAGWYLSHFVAEGIDWAHVDIAGPAYNSAGVYGYTPKRATGVPVRTFLAALTEISEEK
- a CDS encoding branched-chain amino acid aminotransferase, whose amino-acid sequence is MTSLNFSIHKTESPTSAEELADILANPGFGKHFTDHMVTIDWDADQGWHDAQVVPYAPLTLDPATSVLHYGQAIFEGIKAYRHADGTIKTFRPEANAVRFQRSAERMAMPELPTEVFVESLRQLVDIDQNWVPAAGGEEALYLRPFMIATEATLGVHPSSSYRYVVIASPAGAYFSGGIKPVSVWLSEDYVRACPGGTGAAKFAGNYAASLVAQAQAADKGCDQVVWLDAHEHRYIEEMGGMNLFFVMGEESAPHIVTPQLSGSLLPGITRDSLLQIARDLGYTTEERLISTEEWQETATNGSMREAFACGTAAVITPVGFVKSNHGDFEVNHNVAGDITMKLRDILTGIQRGTVDDPHEWMRTLI